The Entelurus aequoreus isolate RoL-2023_Sb linkage group LG11, RoL_Eaeq_v1.1, whole genome shotgun sequence genome includes the window ACACAGACTGTCTACTGCGATATCTGCAAGCTAGCAGGGAACacacacatcatcatcatcatgtgccATTCTAGCATGtgcatgatatcatgtgcgatacaagcagtcctgcagcatgtttacttgtgtgcgatacaagcatgtgtgtgatatgtgcgatacaagcagtcctgcagcatgtttacttgtgtgtgatatcatgtgcaatacaagcatgtgtgtgacatcatgtgcgatacaagcagtcgtgcagcatgtttacttgtgtgcgatatcatgtgcgatacaagcatgcGTGTGGTCTCATGTGCAATAAAagcatgtgtgatatcatgtgcgatacaagcagtcctgcagcgtgtttacttgtgtgtgatatgtgagatacaagcatgtgtgtgatctcatgtgcaataaaagcatgtgtgtgatatcatgtgcgatacaagcagtcctgcagcatatttacttatgtgtgatatcatgtgcaatacaagcatgtgtgtgatatcatgtgcgatacaagcagtcctgcagcgtgtttacttgtgtgtgatatgtgagatacaagcatgtgtgtgatctcatgtgcaataaaagcatgtgtgtgatatcatgtgcgatacaagcagtcctgcagcatatttacttgtgtgtgatatcatgtgcaatacaagcatgtgtgtgatatcatgtgcaatacaagcatgtgtatgatatcatgtgtgatacaagcagtcctgcagcgtgtttacttgtgtgtgacatcatgtgtgatacaagcttgtgtatgatatcacgtgtgatacaagcatgtgtgatataatgtgcgatacaagcatgtgtttgatatcatgtgtgatacaagcacgtgtgtgatatcatgtgcgatacaagtgtgtgtgtggaaTCATGTGTAATACAAGCATGTGTTTaatatgtgcaatacaagcatgtGTGGGATATCTTGTGCAATACAAGCACGTCTATGATATCATATGCaatacaaacagttctgcagcGAGTTTGCTTGTGTGTGGTATGTGCAAtacgagaatgtgtgtgtgatatcatgtgtgatacaagcaatgctgcagcatgtttccttgtgtgtgatataatgtgcgatacaagcatgtgtgtgatatcatatgcaatACAAgcatgtgtttgatatcatgtgtgatgcaaGCATGTGTGTggaatcatgtgcgatacaagcatgtgtgtgatatcatgtgcgataaaagcatgtgtgatatcatgtgcgataaaagcatGTGTGTAATATCGTATGCAATACAAgcatgtgtttgatatcatgtgtgatgcaaGCATGTGTGTggaatcatgtgcgatacaagcatgtgtgtgatatcatgtgcgatacaagcagtcctgctgtttACAAAGGTGCGAGagtgaaatgtcttgcccaaggacacaaagtcaggatggcagaagctggatgtGTTGTTCTACCACGTGAGCCACAACAAATACTGCATGTACTGTCAGATATGTTGTACTATGTTTGACGAAAGTATTTGTGTATTTGGAGTGTACTGTGAGGACCTCTTTGCCAAGCCTGCGACACACAAAGGCATGGACCGACTCGTCTTGCTGATGTCTCTTCTTCACAAACATCTCCATGGCAACGCTGAAGATCAGCGGACGTGAGAAGGGAGGCATTGTCCTCAGCAGTCCTCTGGACACCAAAGAAGAGGAGTTGACAAGAgagacagacattagaagaggagttgacaaaggagacagacattagaagaggagttgacaagggagacagacattagaagaggagttgacaaaggagacagacattagaagaggagttgacaagggagacagacattagaagaggagttaacaaaggagacagacattagaagaggagttgacaaaggagacagacattagaagaggagttgacaagggagacagacattagaagaggagttaacaaaggagacagacattagaagaggagttgacaagggagacagacattagaagaggagttaacaaaggagacagacattagaagaggagttGACAAGAgagacagacattagaagaggagttgacaagggagacagacattagaagaggagttgacaagggagacagacattagaagaggagttaacaagggagacagacattagaagaAGAGTTGACAAGggagacagacattagaagaggagttaacaaatgagacagacattagaagaggagttgacaagggagacagacattagaagaggagttaacaaaggagacagacattagaagaggagttgacaaaggagacagacattagaagaggagttgacaagggagacagacattagaagaggagttgacaaaggagacagacattagaagaggagttgacaagggagacagacattagaagaggagttaacaaaggagacagacattagaagaggagttgacaaaggagacagacattagaagaggagttgacaagggagacagacattagaagaggagttaacaaaggagacagacattagaagaggagttgacaagggagacagacattagaagaggagttaacaaaggagacagacattagaagaggagttGACAAGAgagacagacattagaagaggagttgacaagggagacagacattagaagaggagttgacaagggagacagacattagaagaggagttaacaagggagacagacattagaagaggagttgacaagggagacagacattagaagaggagttaacaaatgagacagacattagaagaggagttGACAAGAgagacagacattagaagaggagttAACAAAGGAGACAGACATTAAAAGAGGAGTTGACAAGggagacagacattagaagaggagttgacaagggagacagacattagaagaggagttaacaaaggagacagacattagaagaggagttaacaaaggagacagacattagaagaggagttGACAAGAgagacagacattagaagaggagttgacaagggagacagacattagaagaggagttaacaaaggagacagacattagaagaggagttaacaaaggagacagacattagaagaggagttaacaagggagacagacattagaagaggagttaacaaaggagacagacattagaagaggagttGACAAGAgagacagacattagaagaggagttgacaagggagacagacattagaagaggagttaacaaaggagacagacattagaagaggagttaacaaaggagacggacattagaagaggagttaacaagggagacagacattagaagaggagttAACAAAGGAGACAGACATCAGAAGAGGAGTTGACAAGggagacagacattagaagaggagttaacaaaggagacagacattagaagaggagttaacaaaggagacagacattagaagaggagttGACAAAGGAGTAagacattagaagaggagttgacaaaggagacagacattagaagaggagttaacaaagcagacagacattagaagaggagttaacaaaggagacagacattagaagaggagttgacaagggagacagacattagaagaggagttaacaaaggagacagacattagaagaAGAGTTGACAAGggagacagacattagaagaggagttaacaaaggagacagacattagaagagttgacaaaggagacagacattagaagaggagttaacaaaggagacagacattagaagaggagttGACAAAGGAGTAagacattagaagaggagttgacaaaggagacagacattagaagaggagttaacaaaggagacagacattagaagaggagttaacaaaggagacagacattagaagaggagttgacaagggagacagacattagaagaggagttaacaaaggagacagacattagaagaggagttgacaagggagacagacattagaagaggagttaacaaaggagacagacattagaagaggagttgacaagggagacagacattagaagaggagttaacaaaggagacagacattagaagaggcattaacaaaggagacagacattagaagaggagttAACAAAGGAGACAGACAATAGAAGAGGAGTTAACAAAGGAGACAGACATCAGAAGAGGAGTTAACAAAGGAGACAGACAAGAGGAGTTAACAAAGGAGACAGACATCAGAAGAGGAGTTAACAAAGGAGACAGACATCAGAAGAGGAGTTAACAAAGGAGACAGACAAGAGGAGTTAACAAAGGAGACAGACATCAGAAGAGGAGTTAACAAAGGAGACAGACAAGAGGAGTTAACAAAGGAGACAGACATCAGAAGAGGAGTTAACAAAGGAGACAGACATTACAAGAGGAGTTAACAAGggagacagacattagaagaggagttaacaaaggagacagacattagaagaggagttgacaagggagacagacattagaagaggagttaacaaaggagacagacattagaagaggagttaacaaaggagacagacattagaagaggagttaacaaaggagacagacattagaagaggagttgacaagggagacagacattagaagaggagttaacaaaggagacagacattagaagaggagttaacaaaggagacagacattagaagaggagttaacaaaggagacagacattagaagaggagttaacaaaggagacagacattagaagaggagttaacaaaggagacagacattagaagaggagttgacaagggagacagacattagaagaggagttaacaaaggagacagacagaagaggagttaacaaaggagacagacattagaagaggagttaacaagggagacagacattagaagaggagttaacaaaggagacagacattagaagaggagttgacaagggagacagacattagaagaggagttaacaaaggagacagacattagaagaggagtcaacaaaggagacagacattagaagaggagttgacaagggagacagacattagaagaggagttaacaaagcagacagacattagaagaggagttaacaaaggtgacagacattagaagaggagttaacaaaggagacagacattagaagaggagttaacaaaggagacagacattagaagaggagttaacaaaggagacagacattagaagaggagttgacaagggagacagacattagaagaggagttaacaaaggagacagacattagaagaggagttaacaaaggagacagacattagaagaggagttgacaagggagacagacattagaagaggagttaacaaaggagacagacattagaagaggagttaacaaaggagacagacattagaagaggagttAACAAAGGAGACAGACATCAGAAGAGGAGTTAACAAAGGAGAAAGACATCAGAAGAGGAGTTAACAAAggagacagacattagaagaggagttaacaaaggagacagacattagaagaggagttaacaaaggagacagacattagaagaggagttgacaagggagacagacattagaagaggagttaacaaaggagacagacattagaagaggagttaacaaaggagacagacattagaagaggagttaacaagggagacagacattagaaaaggagttaacaaaggagacagacattagaagaggagttgacaagggagacagacattagaagaggagttaacaaaggagacagacattagaagaggagttaacaaaggagacagacattagaagaggagttaacaaaggagacagacattagaagaggagttAACAAAGGAGACAAAGTATTTGATGCAACACACCACATGTTAAACTGAAATACTTTCAATGTCATCATAATTAAGTTGAAGTAAGTTTGGTGTACTAAACACATGAGTTGATGTACTCTGAGTATAGTTACTTCTCTGAGTACACAGTGAAGTACTGCATGTACTTACATTATTCCTGAGTACACAGTGAAGTACTGCATGTACTTACATTATTCCTGAGTACACAGTGAAGTACTGCATGTACTTACATTATTCCTGAGTACACAGTGAAGTACTGCATGTACTTACATTATTCCTGAGTACACAGTGAAGTACTGCATGTACTTACATTATTCCTGAGTACACAGTGAAGTACTGCATGTACTTACATTATTCCTGAGTACACAGTGAAGTACTGCATGTACTTACATTATTCCTGAAGGCATCTTGTGAAGCTGCTTGTTGACGTACAAATATCTGCTCTTGGAAGCATCGTGGCTGTAGGCGACAGGCACAATCTCCCCGCCCAGACCCAAGTCTTCCACCTAGGACACGCAcgaacgcacgcacgcacgcacgcacgcacgcacgcacgcacacacacacacacacacacacacacacacacacacacacacacacacacacacacacacacgcacgcacacacacacacacacacacacacaacaatgtgaccttggactatgttaaggtaacgtgtggagttccacagggttcagttcttggtcctgcactcttcagcatctacatactaggtgacatcatacatgttagctttcactgttatgttgatgacatcatacgtgttagctttcactgttatgatgatgatgacatcatacatgttagctttcactgttatgttgatgacatcatacgtgttagctttcactgttatgatgatgacatcatacatgttagctttcactgttatgatgatgacatcatacatgttagctttcactgttatgctgatgacatcatacatgttaactttcactgttatgatgatgacatcatacatgttagctttcactgttatgatgatgacatcatacgtgttagctttcactgttatgatgatgacatcatacatgttagctttcactgttatgatgatgacatcatacatgttagctttcactgttatgctgatgacatcatacatgttaactttcactgttatgatgatgacatcatacatgttagctttcactgttatgctgatgacatcatacatgttaactttcactgttatgctgatgacatcatacgtgttagctgtcactgttatgatgatgacatcatacgtttTAGCTCTACCtgtatgatgatgacatcatacgtgttggctttcactgttatgatgatgacatcatacgtgttagctttcactgttatgctgatgacatcatacgtgttggctttcactgttatgctgatgacatcatacgtgttagctttcactgttatgctgatgacatcatacgtgttagctttcactgttatgatgatgacatcatacgtgttagctttcactgttatgatgatgacatcatacgtgttggctttcactgttatgatgatgacatcatacgtgttggctttcactgttatgatgatgacatcatacgtgttagctttcactgttatgatgatgacatcatacgtgtcagctttcactgttatgatgatgatgacatcatatgtgttggctttcactgttatgatgatgacatcatacatgttggctttcactgttatgctgatgacatcatacgtgttagctttcactgttatgatgatgacatcatacgtgttagctttcactgttatgctgatgacatcatacgtgttagctttcactgttatgatgatgacttcatacgtgttagctttcactgttatgatgatgacatcatacgtgttggctttcactgttatgatgatgacatcatacatgttagctttcactgttatgctgatgacatcatacgtgttagctttcactgttatgatgatgacttcatacgtgttagctttcactgttatgatgatgacagcatacgtgttagctttcactgttatgatgatgacatacGTGttggctttcactgttatgatgatgacatcatacgtgttagctttcactgttatgatgatgacatcatacgtgttagctttcactgttatgatgatgatgacatcatacgtgttggctttcactgttatgatgatgacgtCATACATGTttgctttcactgttatgatgatgacgtgttggctttcactgttatgatgatgacatcatacatgttagctttcactgttatgatgatgacatcatacgtgttagctttcactgttttgatgatgacatcatacatgttagctttcactgttatgatgatgacatcatacgtgtttgcTTTCACTGTtataatgatgacatcatacgtgttggctttcactgttatgctgatgacatcatacgtgttagctgtcactgttatgatgatgacatacGTTTTAGCTCTACCtgtatgatgatgacatcatacgtgttggctttcactgttatgatgatgacatcatacatgttagctttcactgttatgatgatgacatcatacgtgttagctttcactgttatgctgatgacatcatacgtgttggctttcactgttatgatgatgacatcatacatggtagctttcactgttatgctgatgacatcatacgtgttagctttcactgttatgctgatgacatcatacgtgttagctttcactgttatgatgatgatgacatcatacgtgttagctttcactgttatgatgatgacatcatacgtgttggctttcactgttatgatgatgacatcatacgtgttggctttcactgttatgatgatgacatcatacgtgttagctttcactgttatgatgatgacatcatacgtgttagctttcactgttatgatgatgatgacatcatacgtgttggctttcactgttatgatgatgacatcatacatgttagctttcactgttatgatgatgacatcatacgtgttagctttcactgttatgatgatgatgacttcatacgtgttagctttcactgttatgatgatgacatcatacgtgttagctttcactgttatgatgatgacatcatacgtgttggctttcactgttatgatgatgacatcatacgtgttagctctaactgttatgatgatgacatcatacgtgtttgctttcactgttatgatgatgacgtgttggctttcactgttatgatgatgacatcatacatgttagctttcactgttatgatgatgacatcatacatgttagctttcactgttatgatgatgacatcatacatgttagctttcactgttatgatgatgacatcatacattagtgcctgtggtcaaggctcatatcgttcagtttcgctcccacaccaacggcacaacatcatttttacttcataaaatagatttactggtagtaagtaagataccaaaagttcggaaattgacacctagcccattttgtgtaatcggtgttgaaagccggtactatttttcagtgaggcgcagtgatatctagtggggagtggcgcggttttggtcacatggaccaatcaggtagcagctttattctaacaacatacctgctatggcgacgacaacatccgagagtgaagaggaacgaaagacctcaaaagttagaaaaaaagtgcgtaaagaggaaaataaaagatgctatatgcatctttcatctgtgaacaatgaggacgtccagcacttcactcggacacggtgggacacatacagaaactatttaaaacagtggctttgtctgcaagaccagaacaagcatctggcagaaatctataaacattgctcggatgtagattttgacgctattcctgacgacgctgggtttcacgcaacatgctaccgacgttttacagataaatctgcattgttttatgccgagaaaaggaccgcacgggcggtgggagaaccatctgcagccgcaggtcagtcagcaggcacgtctgaaactccccgaaagaaacttcgatctcgttcaggtttgcccgttgcttctgccggccccgtcctgccagccatctgtataatttgtcaaaaagtggaaaagtacactcgtgtgggaggaaaacgccagagggatcaactcacacaagcagaaaccgtgtcggcaggtatgtgacacacacacacacacacacacacacacacacacacacacacacacacacacacacacacacacacacacacacacacacgtgtgtgaatctatagtaataatgttacagtacatagcgtaggattgaaagaatgtgttgttactttgtaataaccaaatggaccatttatacactgtcagagttaaggggagaccttggaatttaaaagtttgagaaccactggcctagaaaaggaagccccacccatccccccatataccttcacaccacagccccaatctctcccccccacacacacacacacacccctggacTGATTTACACATCAcaacccccacccctccccccgcacacCTTCACACCTCACCCCTCATCCCTGAACTGACTGAACTGTGACCACTACCCACATCCCTGCTGTGACTTCATGTCACCTCCACTGCTGCTACAATAATTGAagaatgcatagtgcactttatacatcatcattgtcatatcaTCCATTATCATCTTCACTGTGAACTGAATGTGCAATACTGCTTCTGTCTACTCATGCCCACTATAGATCTGTTGTAAGATCCacactttaatttactttatcttatttctttatttttgtttcttattttattttattatatttattagtattaaacatccttagcatttacatttttagtaagtttattgtaagtgtgcaatatagtttaagtttattcttgtttaatttttatattctgtgattctttatttagcttaagtttatatttatatttatattttgtgaatttgcaAGGGGGACCAGCAAAACAAGCTTTTCATTGTGCAGTGtgactgtctgtttatctgtgcatatgacaatagatATCTTGAATCTTGGAATGTTTAGCTGGGAGTTCAG containing:
- the LOC133659746 gene encoding uncharacterized protein LOC133659746 isoform X2; the encoded protein is MATTTSESEEERKTSKVRKKVRKEENKRCYMHLSSVNNEDVQHFTRTRWDTYRNYLKQWLCLQDQNKHLAEIYKHCSDVDFDAIPDDAGFHATCYRRFTDKSALFYAEKRTARAVGEPSAAAGLPVASAGPVLPAICIICQKVEKYTRVGGKRQRDQLTQAETVSAGQLLKAAEIKKDAAILLHINDKDCVAIEVRYHRTCYRQYTRFLSLSTATHTATRDEEIQPFADSYNLFCDQVIRQRIIIDKEVLRMDKLRKLFVDSVKKHEDLDASGYSFARTVHSPNK
- the LOC133659746 gene encoding uncharacterized protein LOC133659746 isoform X1, with product MATTTSESEEERKTSKVRKKVRKEENKRCYMHLSSVNNEDVQHFTRTRWDTYRNYLKQWLCLQDQNKHLAEIYKHCSDVDFDAIPDDAGFHATCYRRFTDKSALFYAEKRTARAVGEPSAAAGQSAGTSETPRKKLRSRSGLPVASAGPVLPAICIICQKVEKYTRVGGKRQRDQLTQAETVSAGQLLKAAEIKKDAAILLHINDKDCVAIEVRYHRTCYRQYTRFLSLSTATHTATRDEEIQPFADSYNLFCDQVIRQRIIIDKEVLRMDKLRKLFVDSVKKHEDLDASGYSFARTVHSPNK